In Silurus meridionalis isolate SWU-2019-XX chromosome 7, ASM1480568v1, whole genome shotgun sequence, the genomic stretch CATTAGAAACATGAATGATCAGATAAGGATTTATTAAGATACTTTAAATAGTGCACTATTTAATGAAAAGTCTCATTACAGCCTGAAGCCATACTTAAGCCTTTTACACCTAGTTGTGTTATATTCTCTAATTTACAtaccaacaaataaaaaaaagccctgtgcagcataaaatgtatacataaatgtataggcacccaaaaatgtatttaacaaacCGTTCGTACTTTCATACTCACCTTCTGATCTTCTACCTTCACCTCTGTTCTTGTGCATTAGCAGAAGAGGAAGTGGACATGTGTACAGCTTTAGCTTTCAAACCACATTACACAACCATATGCCATAAGCTTGGTTCATATTTTTACTTGTTCACGGCGGCCACACAGGACAGAATAACAGCCGTGGTGTTTTATCTCCTGCCATTTTTAAACATCAGTTTTTCCTCTCGTTTCTTTCTTATTGGACTTGCTGTTCAGATACTATTAACCTGATTATGTGATGCATCTGCAACATGCTTAAACTAtgacatatattttttatttatccggCTGTTGTATTGCTCAGGGTACGCTTATTGTGACATGGAAAACGTTTTGGGCTGAAAGCAAAATCTTCGCACAATATTACAAAAGATAAAATACTATGCTTCACATTTGAAAGCTTCGGTCAAAGAAAAGTTTTTAACCTTctgtacatacacatttatatttttttattttttttttattttcaatgtagCCTGTATTtgcttttcacttttttcagtAAGTGTCATTCTAACGACTGCACCATTGTACTTCCTTATTATGAACACcactgcagcaaaaaaaaaaaaacagtacacacaTAGCTGGTAAAGCCCAATGCACCTCGAGGGCTGTTATGCTTTACTTTCATGGCCATTTGATTGGAGTGTCGCTCTCATGCAAGATGGTGTCCTGTCACCGGAGAACGTCATAAAGAACCTGAGCAGAACAACAAAAAGCAGTAaccttaaaaacattttatagtgGTAAAAATAATCCTCTCTTATACAACCATTGAAATGACTACCTTACTGGAGATTATTTTGCATCCTAAGAAACTGAATTTCTAAAAAATGGCCCACTTGCTGTTTATCTTCTTCAGTTTCTTTCATGGGTAGCTTTGTGAATGGGAAATGTGTCTTTTATGCTGCCTATTAAACCCTTTTTCACACTATAAGCATTTGCCCGGGTCACAGCACtctttctttattctctctGATAAAGCAGCTGCAAAATCTTCCATGTCGGACAAATGCACACTACTATGTCAAAGTACCAAATTAACACGAAGTCACTGACGTCCACAGTAAAATAAAGAGCCGGAGATGGTGTTTATTATTTGGCTCACCCCAAACGCCCACATACATACATCTCTTTAAATCGCTCCGACGCCCAAATGCACAATTGTCCTCAGGTGTTCCAAATGTTGTTTTGAGTTGCGAGCGAATGCCATTAGTTGTAATTGCTGACATTGCGCTCTCATTTCGAGTGTGTGCACGCATGAGAAAGTGCAGATCTCAGGCTGAGATACACATATGTAGCCTCCAGACTTGCTTTATCCCAAAGCCTTCATTTCTTCATTCTCTCTCGTTAGTGAGCGATAAAGAAGCAGAGCACAGTGCTCCAATTAAGCGCTTAATTTTACAGGAGGTTGAGCACAGTTTGTGCATTAAGGGATATTGGGAAATCGAGAGATTGAGTTAGCTATTCAGgactaatttgttttgtttgttttataagcgGGCTTAGTGTCTCTTGCCTGTGTGACTTTGATTTTATAATTATGACTTTGATCTTCTAATTATGTGTTGAAAACCTACATGCTGCTTtggcttttcttttctctttctgaaGAGAAAAAAGGTGTTCATGTATAATGTATCAGCATCTCACACTTTGTTGCATTGTCTCTGACTCTTAGAAGTCTCCCAGTATAGGACTTTAATGCACATTTAACACTGTCCAGAACAAACCCCAGCATCACCAGCATAAATGATTGATTTAGTGTTTTGCTGATAACAGTGTTTGTTTGGGAAAGAAAGCTTGTTGTGAAAAACAGGTGatgttgtatagtgtatacaCTATGCCCTAGTGATTTTATCACCTTGGCTCTTTTACACCCTAAAAAGCTGAAGATTAAAACTAACAAAACTAATTGTGCAATTTGTAATGACTTATTTATTGGATTTGAGGAACTAATAGAAAACCCACTTGAGTTTTTACAGAAATTGGAGgctacattcttttttttcctctttaatggCAAATTAAAGCTACAGATatgctttaattttattatacatacatacatatatacatacatacagcatTGTTGTTCACATACAGTGACTGTATACCTTATGTGTACCTGGAGGATTAAAAACTATATCCACTAGGGGGCATCTTAGGGCTGAAACCCCTATGCTTTCTTAACTACTTCCTTAGAGGAATATTATTACAATAAGAggagattattttttattttggatagATTGCACAAACAGTCACAGCATCATCAGTGAAGGTGGTATGTTAAGCCATTTAATGAAATCTCAGTCTGCTCCTGACATAATGTTACACACCATATTAGAGTGCCCCCACTGTTCATGTTGGTATTACATGACCAGGACATGGATTATTCATTTTGAGCTACAACTGCAAAATACATGTGGCAGCCTTTGTGCATAGTACATATACAAATAAGTGCATGCGGTTAAAAGAAAGGTTTCGTTTGGATTAGTTACTGATGTCACATCACAAGTCTGGAAGCTCAAAGTGATGCTATCGAGACTGATGTATGCATCGGTTCCACCAAGGTGGGTGACAGAGTTCATGCCGCCCATGCTCTCTGGGACATAAAGAACATGAGAGACAGCCAGATATCTGGAAGTATTTTCCATCCCAGCACATTGccacctgacttcactaatgaTATCTCCTCCCTAACAACGAAGCAAAGCTAATAAACCTAGTCAGGTGGGTCGGGGTGAGTAGTGGGGAGTGTCAGGACCAATGTAGGCAGATCATATATCTATCATCAGATTCATCAGAGTACtcattacatatttatgaaGATGTAATGGTCATGCAGAGTTCAGTTTACATACTAATCGAACACACCTGGCTCTAATGTTCAACCGCTCTATGAGACACCGATTAACTGAATCAGGTGGGTTCGATtaagactggaaaaaaaaacaagtgtgttAAATTTGAAATTATTACACCAAGATATACAAGTTTTGAGACGGCTCCAAAAGGAGCTCTGTGGGCTATCAAAAAAAATTACACCGGCTTTCACAAACCGTTTGGCTCGGGTTtatttttagggttttttattttttttttatttacagagacatcctgctaaataacatttttaggGCAAgtgaattacttttttttagtaTCTGTTTTGGATATCTCTGCTTTCTGACAAATTCAGAGAAACATGTCTTAAGTAAACATAAAGTTTATAGTAATTTGTTGGGGGCCACCAAAACCAATAGAACAGCTCCAGTTTGCTTGGTATTTATCAACCTGATCCATACTGGAATAAACAATTTTCCAAAATGAATATTCCctcagttgttgtttttaatgttgGTGAATGCTATTCATCACATCAGTCCTAAATTTCCCATacatgttcattttgatgaGAACTGAGGTGGGACCAGATTTCTGGGCCAGAAATATGTAAACACGATCAAGAACCGTTAGAAAAGGAATAGATTCTCTTCACTGCAGTGTAGTGCGCCGTCTATAAAGCTTTATGATTAGTATAGATTAGTTCGAGGaacatttctaaatattacAAAGAGCACTTTCTATAAGAAAGAGGACTGGATCATGGGTTTAGCAATAactgtgcacatgtgtgtgttgcagtgaaAGAGGAGTGTGTGTCAGAGGAGGATGAGAGGAGTAGGGATGCGCTTGTTGAGGAAATGCTTCAGCAGGGAGACACAGCTGTCATTTTTCCAGAGGCACCAGAAGACGAACAACGTCAGGGAACACCGGAGACTAGCGGCCATGACGAGAAtggtacatgcacacacactgtctcattTTCTCCCCTTGTGAGGACTTACCATTAACAATTATTAATATGGCTGATTGAGGCTTCACCTAAACCTTAAACTTAGTAACCAAGAGAAAAACAAATTTCAGTTCTTGTAACCAGCATATTTAGGCAAAACTGTCAGATATTCCTATTCTTGTGGGTACATTTGTTCCCCACCAAGATATATGTAGATGCCCATACACATAGACACGCACAGTCTAATTTGAATTCAGAGTCACGCCGAAGCACAAGtttcacacacagaaacacacctATAGACACACAGCATGCCTTTGATGACTCTGAAATTTCCACCTCACCTGTTTGAACAGAAAGTGGGGAAAAAGCAGCACCTGAGCAAATCTTTCATACCTACGAGAGTTTctcatgtctgtgtgtgggagCGATTCACCTGACTACAGGAGTTTAATACGTTACCTGTTAACAGGTAATATGTTACCTGTGGGACTTTTAGATAGGGAGATAGAAACCTTAGCCAGGTGCACTTCAATTCCTAGTCACAGTTTGACCTATGAATAATTCAGATGATTAATGCAGATCAATAAGATTATGAGGCAGTTTAGAAACTAACATGCGCTCTATAGCGATGCATAAATAGGCCGAAATGACAAATAGATTAACAATTATACTGTGTAGTTGGACTCCGACAGACATGATGAATTTGAAGCTGAGCTGATCTATATTCATGTGCAAATCGGCTAtccaattaataaaatgtttcacaCGATTAAATTCTAATGTAATGTCTTCTTTGCCCCTTTCACCCACACACTGTCAAAAGACTTTCCTCCCCTGTTAATTCACTGGCAGTTGCTCAcctcgtttttttcttttttgtgtgattACCAAACGTCCTTTGTTTCTCCTCGgctcctctctttcttttgtgCTGAAGATCTTGGGACAGAAAGAGAACGAGACTTGTTGAGTTGTGCTGTAGCTGTTACTCGGTACACATCAAAGGCCTCTCTCTATTACAGTGTGCGATTGAAGTTCACATATTGCTCTACTTCATTTCACACTCTTCACAACCAACACAATAACCCACACGCGTGCACATGCACTCACACGTTTTTCAGGGGCCAACAAGATGTTGTTTATCAAAGCCtcatttgtatatttatccAATATTATGCACAATTTCGATATTATTGTAACGCAGTGTTGGGTTTCAGTGGCTTTCTGTAATCACGATCATTTTCCTTTGTGTCTCTCATCCAAGCACATCTTATTTACAGAGCACACATTTGTGTGAACTGTGTTCGTATCAGAGACTCGCACACACAGCATATGTCCTTGTACTCATATCATTGTCCTTGCACTTACCATTTGTTGctctgcctctttctctcttttctcttcgtttgttttcctccctctctccccctctttccccctctctctctctctctctctctctctctctcaggcacACCAGATGCGTTTTCTCAGCTCCTCACCTGTCCCTACTGCTCTCGCGGCTACAAGCGCTACACATCTCTGAAGGAGCACATAAAGTATAGACACGAGAAGAGCGAGGACAACTTCAGCTGCTCACTTTGCAGCTACACTTTCTCCCACCGCACACAGCTCGACCGACACATGAGCGCTCATAAAGCAGGCAGAGACCAGGTACTGCATTTAACCATCAATCCTTTATAACCCAGTACATGCTTTTAGGAaatgtatagcacttttaagaGTGTAGATTTCAGATGTAAAGCTAATTCAGTATTTACATATCAGTGTATGGGGGTTTCTTAAAGCTGAATGTGTAAAAGTTTAATAACATCCCATATttcttaaaacattaaataaattaagacACATTTGCAGtttatgaatattaatacatatatagaAATACCACAGTATAAAGCACatgttctgtctcttttttaGCGGCATGTAACCCAAACCGGGGGAGGAGGAAACCGTAAGTTTAAGTGCACTGAATGTGGCAAAGCCTTCAAGTACAAACACCACCTAAAAGAACACCTGCGTATCCACAGTGGTGAGCACACTAACGTATTTTTGGCAttgcatgtctgtctgtgtatttgtgttagTTAATAAGGAAATTCAATATTAGTGTTTGCCGCCAAAGTCCTGCATACGCAGTTTCTGGCTCAGCTTCTGAAATAGGAAACATGCTAGTGTTTATACTGGCTCTTAATTGTGCAGTTTATGTAAACTAATTGTGCAGCAATTGATTTCATCTGGAACATCTGGGCTTTTTGGATTGTCTgctttacttaattttatttacagttcagTGCATGTATTTGTTATAAAGATATTTTTCCAGCCTTCGTTTTAATCTTACTAATGAACAGGACATTTCATGCAAAGCATTCAACAGGAACATTCTAGCATAATTTAAATAGGAAAGATTTAATTTATGCTAAAGTTTTAGGCAAAAGATCTTGTATAAAGGAACATCATATAGGTAAAAATTGTAGTTGCATAAAAGTCTATaagcatttatatgtttgtgttaTACAGGGGAGAAGCCATACGAGTGCCCCAACTGTAAAAAGCGTTTCTCTCACTCCGGCTCCTACAGTTCACATATCAGCAGCAAGAAATGCATTGGCCTCATTTCTGTCAACGGACGCACACGACCATCACCAACCACAGGAGGCACAAAAACCCCTCAGTGTCCTTCACCATCCCTGCCCTCCTCCCCTTCCACTGCCCGCACTCAGATCCGGGACAAATTGGACCATAGTAAACCCTTGCAGGAGCAGCTCCCAATCACACAGATTAAGTCTGAGCCATTGGACTATGAGTATAAGCCTGTGGTAGTTGCCCCGACTGCCCCTGGAGGAGTAAATGGGGTTTTCCAAGGAGGAGCAGCAGCACCACTACAAGGGGCAGTGCAGGCTGTGGTCCTCCCCACTGTAGGACTGGTCTCCCCAATCAGCATTAATTTAGAGGCCTTGCAGAGCATGCTAAATGCAGCAATGGATGGGAATGTGATCAGGCAGGTGTTGGAAAATGCCCAGACCAAAGGCCAGCCTGCAAGCACTGGCAGAGTGGCTATCGCACAGGCTCCACAGCAAGTCATCCAAGCCATCAGTCTTCCCATTGTCGACCAGGACGGTAACACCAAGATCATAATCAACTACAGCCTCGACCCACAGGCTCAAGCAGCTCTGCAGAACTTAAAGAAAGAGCCAGTGGGGCAGAATGCGGACTCTTGCAAAGCTGAACGAATGCCTGAGGATCTGACGGTTAAAAGCAAGACAACCAGGGACAAAACCAATATCACTGTGGATGAAGAGTGCCAGGAGGAGGGCAAACTTTCTAATcacattacaaataaacactGTGTCAAAGAGGAACAGGAGGTTAATGGAACATACTTAGACAAGGAGAAGTCTGAAGCAGATGATAAATTGTGTCCTGGGCAGCCCCCATTAAAGAATCTTATGTCTGAGTCAGTCAAGCTCCCTACTAATGCTGCCAAGCAGTGGTTTGACAAGGTGCAGAATGGGCAGGTTCCAATGGAGGTCTCAACAGCCACACCCCAGAAAGAGCAGACAAACAGTATAGACATTAATGGCACTCCGGAGGAAACTTTCGAGTCGATGTCAGAGCAGGACAGCGAAAGAAAccaagaggaggaggagatggagctgCGCAGCCCAGCTGAGGGCACTACAGCTGGGATAAGTGGAACAGAAAATGGCCCCACATCCCCTTTACCACTAAATCTATCTGCAGATGGGCCTGTGCCAGCCCAGACTGCAGAGGAAGGAGAGGGACCTCTTGATTTGTCTCTCCCAAAATCTGTAGCGGCAGCAAATACAACCAGTGCTCACTCTGTTTACTCAGCTCAGGACGAGCCTTTGAACTTGGTTTGCACAAAGAAGGAAGTGCTCAGCAATGCAAGCACCAGCACTGCCATCTATGCCAGCCAAACAAGTGCCAATCCCCTGAATATTGTGACCACTCAACTGCCCACCCTGTTGGCAATCGCCAAGCAAGGAGGTGGACAGTGCCTGCGtaccctcaccaccaccactaaacaGACCATCTTAATCCCACAGCTAGcctacacctacaccactaCAGCCTCCAGTCCAGCAGGGGGCGACACACCACAGAAAGCCATTTTACAGGTCAATGGGATCAAGGTGAGACCAGAGAAAATGATTGTATCCTAATCAGCAAACAAAATGTATGAGTTTTCTATATTCAGCACCACTAGAGAACCTTGAAAattagttttctttattttatttacaataagaATCTGTTTTATTCAGGGGGGGTGGTTGATTTTATACAAAATGCAGAAGTAAAAACTAGAATGGGGATCATATTACATTACCTGACATATTAGCATTGTTTTAGCATGACGTTTGTGTAACATTGTCATTACTGACCTACTTGGTCGGTTGTTCTTTTTTGTACTATCAAACAAATTGTTTGTTGGCCTGTCTGAGCCTAATGAATATATAAAGTCAATTGTTACTGCACTATTTCATGTTTATATTGGTTTCTATAGCAAGTATTTTGCAGAAATACCTGTGGATGCGCCATAAAAGATCCTTATTATATAGAGCAAAGTAAcacatgttggtgtgtgtttaggagGAAAAGCAGGAGGCCGGTTTAGAAGTGGCTTCGGTGCTGGAGGAGCAGACAGACTCGGACTCTGGGCCagtgaggaagaagatgaagaagactGAAAATGGCTTGTACGCCTGTGACCTGTGTGACAAAATCTTCCAGAAGAGCAGCTCCCTGCTTCGACATAAATACGAACACACAGGTATGTTTTTCATTTGTAGACGGCGAGATACTTGGTTCCTCTGATTACGAAGAGAAGcgcatataaaatgtaattcagtTGTGAAATACTGACAGCAAATTTCAAGTTTCAAGCAAAATTATGGtgaattattacaaatatattgtaACAGCAGGAGGGTGTGGTGAATTTTCCTCTTGTCATGCGCTGGCAGTGAATCCGAATCTGTTAgtaattttctctctttctaagaGCATTAGATTTCAGTTAAGTCAAAAGCTGCTCACATCTCTGTGTTCAGAGACTGAGCCAAAAGCCAGCAGCCTACATCCCAATGACATCACTGTGCATTTTCTTCCCTCCTTACAAAAGCCACAGTTTATATAACCCTTACCTCCAGCACATGGGCTGTCACACTGTGTTTTGATtcattgttttgtattattatccATGGATACATAATGACATGTAGTGCCTAATCCTTTGTGAGCAGGCTGGGGAAAGGAGATTAATATAGAGGTATTTGTCACTAAGCAGCTTTATAAGCCAGTGTGCGTATGGTACCTTTTAAAGAGTTTCTGTAACATGCTCAGTCTCTCATCTCCTGTGTATGACGGCATGTAATGGGAGTAACAGTGTGCTAATTACTCTGTACTTtagaggaaaaataaatgtactgtattagtAGCAGGGTTTGAAAGGAACGTACACTGATCcaagaaatgtgtgtaaaagatGGAACTAATGGACAACATTGTTAATTTACTAGACACAATTTTATCTGATTATTTTATAGTCTATATGTATGCTGCTTGTAGGATGTTTTCTTGGaaaagcatcttttttttttttttttttttaccacgaGTGAGGATTTTTCCACTCAGACCTGGACTGAATGACACGACCCACAGCAGGCACGAATtatccaaaaaaagaaaaagagaagtaaaaataaaactggtGGTTTGGGGGATGTCTCaactaataattaatataatttcagGCTGGTTGATACGCAACACAAGATCGTCTGTTGTCCGTGTGATGAGTTTATCATGCTTGTCgtttctttttactttcagaTCAGCATGCTTGGACACACATCTGCAGACAGCACGAACAAATTGCTTGTCTGTCTcagtaacatttatattttggcTGCTGTCCTTTTACTGTAAACATGATGAGAAACATTCGATGCAAAATTATTgacacaaaggaaaaaaaagcacactttaaaacacATGCAAACTTGTTTGCAGTTGAAACATCAAATCACCATCATTCATCACTATGCAGAGAAAACGAGTTTTTCCACACataagaaaattaataaaaaattaatacaattaattacaattaattataataaaaatagtcaTTTGCAAggaatagacaaaaaaaatatggttATGATGAAAGTTTTTCCATCCCTGTATCAAGCTTTGGTTAAGGGTTGCACAAACTGGAAATGCGGTGCATGAACTATGCTTCGTTTGGACGACGATTCGAATCATATGTTGAGGTCAGATGACACAAAAATCTGTCTCTGGACGCTATTTGTGTGTTTGGCCAACAATCTGGGCTCCATTCAAGAAAAAGTGTTTGAGTAAAAAGATCAGCCATGATGATGCAGGGTGATGATAATGACAGTGTCGATTGCATCACAGTGAAATCAAGCGCACCCGTTTATTTGTCCTCTGTCTTACAGGTAAACGTCCTCATGAATGCGGGATCTGCAGCAAAGCTTTCAAACACAAGCATCACCTGATCGAGCACCTGCGTCTGCACTCGGGAGAAAAGCCGTACCAGTGTGACAAGTGCGGCAAACGCTTCTCTCACTCCGGCTCCTACTCGCAGCACATGAACCACCGCTACTCATACTGTAAAAAGGAGGCACACAGCCAGAACCTGGTGCAGAGGGACGAAGAGGAGGAGAACGCCAACGAAGAGCAGCCTGGAGCAGCAAGCAGTGCCGCCTCGCCCCCGTCTCAGGTCGACTCGGACGAGCGAGGGAGCAGTGCCAGGGAGGACGAGGAGAGCGAGGAAGAAGACGCAACTGGTTCGGGAAGCGTGGTGGACGAGGACGAAATACAGGTGGTGAGGATCGGAGAGGAAGGAGGAGAGGACGAGGATGACAGCGGAGAACAGTACAGAATGGAGGAGATGGACACAGGAGACGAGGGGGTGGTTCTGGAGAACGGAGAACATGAGGAGGGTGCAGTGGAAAGTCAAGAAGAGGGagaagaagatggagagatgTTGAAGGTTGTGGTGATGCAGGATGGCGAGGAGGACGAAGAAGAGCAGGCTGAGAACACAGAAGCGATGGACTTGCAAGAAAACATAGGAGAGCAGAAATCTGAGGGTGAAGGAGAaagtgtggaggaggaggagggtacAAATGAAGGAAACACACCCAGTGAAAATGGAGATGTGAAATGAAGAGGAAACCACATCAGGGCTTTTCTCGCTCTTATTCTTTGCTACTTagttttacaaaacaaacaaaaaaccgtTACTAATTTGAACAAAGACTGCAGATTTGGCTGCTTTTAGAAGATTGCAGGAAATGGTgcaagaggaaggaaggaagaaaagaaggaggaagtgagCGAGCGCAGGAGCCCTGCCATTGCATTTTATCCCACTACTGTGTATAAAACCCTTTGTGTGcctgatgattaaaaaaaacaagtgtttttttttccagataagGACAATTTTCAGTGTTTATGGTTTGTATAAATACAAAGTTTAATGAAAACCGACACGTATACAGACTGAAAGCTAAACGCAGTTTAgctaataacattttattactaaAACCTTTGGTTTCTTTTTATCAGTGTTACTAATTTTTTTGTCACTCTTGTttcaaccttaaaaaaaaaaaaagctgtacagTTGGGAGAGatttctatacatttttattgccaaTGAACAAAACTCAGTATTTTATTGCAtatgaaggaaagaaaatgatcCTGTGCACTACCATGCTCCCAGTTTACTGATGATCACCTCTGTGGGCCTTGTTTAATGTCTACCTTTCAGTATTAATACTCTCGAGCTAACCCATGTTTCATGCTAGCCTACGCTAGTGCAGCGTTCTGTCTATCGGTTTTGTTTGGAAGTGGTCTGTGAGCCTTAAATGTAAGATAAAACAGGGGAACACAATCCTAGAtccaaaaaatgaaatgaaattaatgaGACGGGTCAAATTTGCACCCCCACACTTTCCCTTATGCAAAAGCATGCATGTGTTAAGTGCCATTGCACAGAGCTGGTGcacttctctcacactcttcttCAGCAGCATGTTCCTAATGTGGTAGCAAACCTGTGACCCCTGACCCTGAACCACTAGTCCGAACTTGAGGACTGTTCCTGTCTCTTTAAGG encodes the following:
- the zeb1b gene encoding zinc finger E-box-binding homeobox 1b isoform X3, with product MADGPRCKRRKQANPKRTSVSNYSHVLEGQSDSDDEDKLHIVEEDGTLVDGADGDSVAHDDDANGTEDRWDEGTPDAFSQLLTCPYCSRGYKRYTSLKEHIKYRHEKSEDNFSCSLCSYTFSHRTQLDRHMSAHKAGRDQRHVTQTGGGGNRKFKCTECGKAFKYKHHLKEHLRIHSGEKPYECPNCKKRFSHSGSYSSHISSKKCIGLISVNGRTRPSPTTGGTKTPQCPSPSLPSSPSTARTQIRDKLDHSKPLQEQLPITQIKSEPLDYEYKPVVVAPTAPGGVNGVFQGGAAAPLQGAVQAVVLPTVGLVSPISINLEALQSMLNAAMDGNVIRQVLENAQTKGQPASTGRVAIAQAPQQVIQAISLPIVDQDGNTKIIINYSLDPQAQAALQNLKKEPVGQNADSCKAERMPEDLTVKSKTTRDKTNITVDEECQEEGKLSNHITNKHCVKEEQEVNGTYLDKEKSEADDKLCPGQPPLKNLMSESVKLPTNAAKQWFDKVQNGQVPMEVSTATPQKEQTNSIDINGTPEETFESMSEQDSERNQEEEEMELRSPAEGTTAGISGTENGPTSPLPLNLSADGPVPAQTAEEGEGPLDLSLPKSVAAANTTSAHSVYSAQDEPLNLVCTKKEVLSNASTSTAIYASQTSANPLNIVTTQLPTLLAIAKQGGGQCLRTLTTTTKQTILIPQLAYTYTTTASSPAGGDTPQKAILQVNGIKEEKQEAGLEVASVLEEQTDSDSGPVRKKMKKTENGLYACDLCDKIFQKSSSLLRHKYEHTGKRPHECGICSKAFKHKHHLIEHLRLHSGEKPYQCDKCGKRFSHSGSYSQHMNHRYSYCKKEAHSQNLVQRDEEEENANEEQPGAASSAASPPSQVDSDERGSSAREDEESEEEDATGSGSVVDEDEIQVVRIGEEGGEDEDDSGEQYRMEEMDTGDEGVVLENGEHEEGAVESQEEGEEDGEMLKVVVMQDGEEDEEEQAENTEAMDLQENIGEQKSEGEGESVEEEEGTNEGNTPSENGDVK